Proteins from one Poecile atricapillus isolate bPoeAtr1 chromosome 6, bPoeAtr1.hap1, whole genome shotgun sequence genomic window:
- the PPRC1 gene encoding peroxisome proliferator-activated receptor gamma coactivator-related protein 1 isoform X6, with the protein MLPKKQVCSTPRVERKAGWHRVREQPLPQRSDGEEEEEDAALGLELGSSMGAVDFCVSEAGAVLEEHEDPCIINTGDVSLSELVKSMHPYCLPTFTVCLDPDTEPVAKELLSSPVLLEIVPREGESVEIPVVLQPLTPSSSDLEPQLLGVEESTRESIPEDRGELPGAPNQKNGVEEEEKKLPGKEPSCTVPDATSPLETAASGASGPNGSSWHSTEAPADGKRQGSEKGRGRERARKSRKKKTEEGQSKQARPGRDCVAHRLRSTGSGQPHVQPAITRQRAECPSVQVSDFLAQQLERARKEGQMELHAERAPCPRGRPRSTAGVFLPKKVKQELQKEPAPETVSVALEKIKTLAPLEKTAPSVEGQPAAACPSLTDQAGDQGDAQPSAKQSSGVSEAASQLHEQGVRLEPTQSLPAAEPSEGLPKEAKPKALSLREYRIRMLHRQLSTDGSQEGKKQVASKWPSVPEPPTELAEIPCLVSPMRSATEADGAQKGLDKPTSPAAVPSPASKAPTALTSAPAPATALPPPSTPMPFVAPNVPPAAGVAPTGMPPASAGAYALYPPVPSWPCFSPQPMGCHGLPPPPSASSSSTFHMVPGLPPPAMAWPPPPVPPPPPFGPGGPYAPVGWAPPSYWPGIPVPPPVPSLAYRDPGAAVQAAPTFPAGSHPGTALLHGQPPATPMLSCPEPPAFPAQSPAAPTSEMGAAGGPARPVTGRVSGPRRQAQLAGESSLPKAPLAPAPAQPLPAPSAATAQPSRIPPAVPVPQAVPTQPLEESQTAVPNQLPKAPPAATCCPEEVSPIPVGESPGTHAMEKAVGPGKEAVEKALLEPKAAAGQELPGQKSTSQAVALPRKAGRESSLPTKAPTVRPWRHQPLLSPAQPSDGSKDIVQAFISEIGIEATDLSSLLEQFEKSEAKKEEIAQPPEEGLLTGSSGTEIQQDAPTQQDRKPPDGLQASELANVAGLTPPATPPHQLWKPLPAVSLLAKTKSPGSMPQEGLQKTTKLMTAKPLLPNKIQVKSMVPAPAGTAPSHVCSGDHDYCILGTPRPESSNIPGTQPPAKGGSRWNVKHHRDITIKPISSLTKRTLDQPEPTPPAPNTTMGHSQEPLGMACLAPLDYRTTIPNKATTGCSSPPTSVLLSPAASPCRDQEVRIPSAQPSHAAAKRSLRCYRRPQDSPSTDSWRAGRSRASRSFSSSSDGASESSSSSSSSSSRSRSRSLSPPPKRWRRYRSRCSHSSSSRSSCGSCGRSRDRSSSSSSTSSYSSRSTSRSQSRSPSPRRRSNRWRRYSYDAQDHYQRQRILQKERAIEERRVVFIGKIPSRMTRSELRHRFSVFGDIEECTLHFRSEGDNYGFVTYRYAEEAFAAIESGHKLRRPDEQPFDLCFGGRRQFCRRNYADLDSNREDFDPAPVKSKFDSLDFDTLLQQAQRSLRR; encoded by the exons ATGCTGCCAAAGAAGCAAGTCTGCAGCACCCCGAGGGTTGAGCGGAAGGCGGGCTGGCACCGAGTCCGAGAGCAGCCCCTGCCACAGCGCAGTGatggggaggaagaagaggaggatgCTGCCTTGGGCCTGGAGCTAGGCAGCAGCATGGGGGCTGTGGATTTCTGTGTGAGTGaggctggggcagtgctggaggagcaTGAAGACCCCTGCATCATCAATACGGGTGATGTATCCCTTAGTGAGCTGGTGAAGTCCATGCACCCCTACTGCCTGCCCACCTTTACTGTGTGCCTGGACCCTGACACTGAGCCTGTGGCCAAAGAACTTCTGAGCAGTCCTGTCTTGCTGGAAATTGTGCCTCGAGAGGGAGAGAGTGTGGAGATCCCTGTGGTCCTGCAGCCCTTGACTCCCAGCTCCTCTGACCTGgagccccagctcctgggagtAGAGGAGAGTACCAGGGAGTCAATCCCAGAAGATCGaggggagctgccaggagctccaaaccagaaaaatggggtggaagaggaggagaaaaaactgCCTGGGAAGGAGCCTTCATGCACTGTCCCAGATGCCACCTCCCCACTGGAGACAGCGGCATCTGGAGCCTCAGGTCCCAatggcagctcctggcacagtACAGAGGCCCCTGCAGATGGAAAACGTCAAGGCTCTGAGAAGGGACGGGGCCGTGAGAGAGCAAGGAAGAGTcgaaaaaagaaaacagaggagGGCCAAAGCAAGCAGGCCAGGCCTGGCAGGGACTGCGTAGCCCACCGGCTCCGTTCCACTGGCTCTGGACAGCCCCATGTCCAGCCAGCCATCACCCGGCAGCGGGCAGAGTGTCCCTCTGTTCAGGTCTCAGACTTCTTGGCTCAACAGCTGGAACGAGCCCGGAAGGAGGGGCAGATGGAGCTGCATGCTGAGCGAGCACCATGCCCCCGGGGCAGGCCTCGGAGCACAGCAGGGGTCTTCCTGCCCAAGAAAGtgaagcaggagctgcagaaggagcCAGCACCAGAAACAGTCAGTGTGGCCCTGGAGAAGATCAAGACTCTGGCACCCCTGGAGAAGACTGCACCAAGCGTGGAGgggcagccagcagctgcaTGTCCCAGCCTGACAGACCAGGCAGGGGACCAGGGAGATGCGCAGCCATCTGCCAAACAGAGCAGTGGGGTCTCGGAGGCTGCCTCTCAGCTCCATGAGCAAGGTGTTAGGCTGGAGCCTACCCAGagcctgccagcagcagagccgaGTGAAGGCCTGCCTAAGGAAGCCAAGCCCAAGGCCCTGAGCCTGCGTGAGTACCGCATCCGCATGCTGCACCGTCAGCTCAGCACGGATGGCAGCCAGGAAGGCAAGAAGCAAGTGGCCAGCAAGTGGCCCAGTGTCCCTGAGCCTCCGACAGAGCTGGCAGAAATCCCCTGCCTGGTGTCACCCATGCGCTCTGCCACCGAGGCAGACGGTGCTCAGAAGGGACTAGACAAAcccaccagccctgctgctgtcccttctCCTGCCAGCAAAGCTCCCACTGCTCTGACTTCAGCCCCAGCAcctgccacagctctgccacccCCATCAACACCAATGCCTTTTGTTGCACCAAACGTGCCCCCAGCTGCTGGGGTGGCCCCCACTGGGATGCCGCCAGCCTCTGCCGGTGCTTATGCCCTTTACCCACCAGTGCCTTCCTGGCCCTGCTTCAGCCCGCAGCCCATGGGTTGCCATGGTTTGCCCCCACCACCCAGTGCCAGCTCCTCCAGTACTTTTCACATGGTGCCTGGCCTCCCACCTCCAGCCATGGCCTGGCCCCCTCCACCTGTGCCACCCCCGCCTCCATTTGGCCCAGGTGGCCCATATGCCCCAGTTGGGTGGGCACCACCATCCTACTGGCCAGGAATCCCCGTGCCGCCTCCGGTGCCTTCCCTTGCATACAGGGACCCCGGAGCAGCAGTGCAGGCCGCCCCCACCTTCCCAGCTGGCAGccaccctggcacagcccttCTGCATGGGCAGCCTCCTGCCACCCCTATGctcagctgcccagagccacCAGCCTTCCCTGCCCAGTCGCCTGCTGCCCCAACCAGCGAGATGGGGGCTGCAGGTGGCCCAGCCAGGCCAGTGACTGGCAGGGTGTCAGGCCCCAGGAGGCAGGCACAGCTGGCAGGAGAGAGCTCTCTACCCAAGGCCCCtctggctccagccccagcccagcccctgccagccccctcagctgccactgcccagcccagcaggatccctcctgcagtgccagtcccccaggctgtccccacccaGCCTCTGGAGGAGTCCCAAACTGCAGTGCCCAACCAGCTCCCAAAGGCCCCTCCAGCTGCCACCTGCTGCCCAGAAGAGGTGTCTCCCATCCCTGTTGGGGAGTCCCCTGGCACCCATGCCATGGAGAAGGCTGTAGGGCCAGGCAAGGAGGCAGTGGAGAAAGCCCTGTTGGAGCCTAaggcagctgctgggcaggagtTGCCTGGCCAAAAATCCACCTCCCAGGCTGTGGCACTACCACGGAAAGCAGGTCGAGAGAGCAGCCTTCCCACCAAGGCACCCACTGTGCGGCCATGGAGGCACCAGCCActcctcagcccagcccagcccagcgaTGGCAGCAAGGACATTGTGCAAGCCTTCATCAGCGAGATCG GGATTGAAGCCACCGACCTGTCCAGCCTGCTGGAGCAGTTTGAGAAGTCTGAAG CCAAGAAGGAGGAAATTGCACAGCCCCCTGAGGAAGGGCTGCTGACAGGGAGTTCTGG GACTGAGATCCAGCAGGATGCACCaacccagcaggacaggaagCCCCCAGATGGCCTGCAGGCCTCTGAGCTGGCCAATGTGGCAG GCCTCACACCCCCAGCGACACCTCCTCACCAGCTCTGGAAGCCTTTGCCTGCTGTCTCACTTCTGGCCAAGACCAAGTCGCCTGGGTCCATGCCCCAGGAAGGCCTCCAGAAGACGACCAAGCTGATGACAGCCAAGCCACTGCTCCCAAATAAGATCCAAGTGAAGAGCATGGTGCCAGCCCCTGCcggcacagcccccagccacGTTTGCTCAGGAGACCATGACTACTGCATCCTGGGTACACCACGGCCCGAGAGCAGCAATATCCCTGGCACGCAGCCCCCTGCCAAAGGTGGCTCCCGCTGGAATGTCAAACACCACCGGGACATCACTATCAAACCCATCTCCTCCTTAACTAAACGGACGCTGGACCAACCTGAGCCAACCCCACCAGCCCCTAACACCACCAtggggcacagccaggagccCCTGGGGATGGCCTGCCTAGCTCCCCTGGATTATCGGACTACCATCCCCAACAAGGCCACCACTGGGTGCAGTAGTCCCCCCACCTCAGTGCTCCTGTCTCCAGCTGCATCCCCCTGCCGGGACCAGGAGGTGCGGattcccagtgcccagcccagccatgcTGCTGCCAAGAGGTCCCTGCGCTGCTACCGGAGACCCCAGGACTCGCCCTCTACTGACAGCTGGAGGGCTGGCCGGAGCCGTGCCAGCCGTTCTTTCAGCTCCAGTTCGGATGGAGCTAGTGAGTCCTCgtcttcatcttcatcctcgTCCTCCCGATCCCGGTCACGGTCGctctccccaccccccaaacGGTGGCGAAG GTACCGCTCAAGATGttcccacagctcctcctctCGCTCCAGCTGTGGGTCATGTGGCAGGTCCCGGGACAggtcctcatcctcatcatcaaCATCCTCCTACTCATCCAGGTCCACATCCCGCAGCCAGTCCCGCTCCCCCTCACCCCGCAGGAGGAGTAACAGGTGGAGAAG ATACAGTTATGATGCGCAGGACCACTACCAAAGGCAGAGGATCCTCCAGAAAGAACGTGCAATA gaggagagGCGAGTTGTGTTTATCGGCAAGATCCCCAGCAGAATGACACGGTCGGAGCTGCGGCACCGCTTCTCTGtatttggggacattgaggagTGTACCTTGCATTTCCGCTCCGAGGG GGATAACTATGGCTTTGTCACCTACCGCTATGCTGAGGAAGCCTTTGCCGCCATTGAGAGTGGACACAAGCTGCGGCGCCCAGACGAGCAGCCCTTCGACTTGTGTTTTGGTGGCCGCAGGCAGTTCTGCAGGAGGAATTACGCCGACTTGG ATTCAAACCGGGAGGATTTTGACCCAGCTCCAGTCAAGAGCAAGTTTGACTCCCTGGACTTCGACactctgctgcagcaggcacagcgCAGCCTGCGGAGGTAG
- the PPRC1 gene encoding peroxisome proliferator-activated receptor gamma coactivator-related protein 1 isoform X5, translating into MQNYLDSSVISIIEDFSLSEQSKACLDAQNELSLLTAITEILDSTDDETLSPFDTIMDAELLTSPRERENPSFQKFLTLSRPLLECESPTLEQPKALRPLSSSSSSVSVVGKIDTDVAWDRAAHGLEDPMLPKKQVCSTPRVERKAGWHRVREQPLPQRSDGEEEEEDAALGLELGSSMGAVDFCVSEAGAVLEEHEDPCIINTGDVSLSELVKSMHPYCLPTFTVCLDPDTEPVAKELLSSPVLLEIVPREGESVEIPVVLQPLTPSSSDLEPQLLGVEESTRESIPEDRGELPGAPNQKNGVEEEEKKLPGKEPSCTVPDATSPLETAASGASGPNGSSWHSTEAPADGKRQGSEKGRGRERARKSRKKKTEEGQSKQARPGRDCVAHRLRSTGSGQPHVQPAITRQRAECPSVQVSDFLAQQLERARKEGQMELHAERAPCPRGRPRSTAGVFLPKKVKQELQKEPAPETVSVALEKIKTLAPLEKTAPSVEGQPAAACPSLTDQAGDQGDAQPSAKQSSGVSEAASQLHEQGVRLEPTQSLPAAEPSEGLPKEAKPKALSLREYRIRMLHRQLSTDGSQEGKKQVASKWPSVPEPPTELAEIPCLVSPMRSATEADGAQKGLDKPTSPAAVPSPASKAPTALTSAPAPATALPPPSTPMPFVAPNVPPAAGVAPTGMPPASAGAYALYPPVPSWPCFSPQPMGCHGLPPPPSASSSSTFHMVPGLPPPAMAWPPPPVPPPPPFGPGGPYAPVGWAPPSYWPGIPVPPPVPSLAYRDPGAAVQAAPTFPAGSHPGTALLHGQPPATPMLSCPEPPAFPAQSPAAPTSEMGAAGGPARPVTGRVSGPRRQAQLAGESSLPKAPLAPAPAQPLPAPSAATAQPSRIPPAVPVPQAVPTQPLEESQTAVPNQLPKAPPAATCCPEEVSPIPVGESPGTHAMEKAVGPGKEAVEKALLEPKAAAGQELPGQKSTSQAVALPRKAGRESSLPTKAPTVRPWRHQPLLSPAQPSDGSKDIVQAFISEIGIEATDLSSLLEQFEKSEAKKEEIAQPPEEGLLTGSSGTEIQQDAPTQQDRKPPDGLQASELANVAGLTPPATPPHQLWKPLPAVSLLAKTKSPGSMPQEGLQKTTKLMTAKPLLPNKIQVKSMVPAPAGTAPSHVCSGDHDYCILGTPRPESSNIPGTQPPAKGGSRWNVKHHRDITIKPISSLTKRTLDQPEPTPPAPNTTMGHSQEPLGMACLAPLDYRTTIPNKATTGCSSPPTSVLLSPAASPCRDQEVRIPSAQPSHAAAKRSLRCYRRPQDSPSTDSWRAGRSRASRSFSSSSDGASESSSSSSSSSSRSRSRSLSPPPKRWRRYRSRCSHSSSSRSSCGSCGRSRDRSSSSSSTSSYSSRSTSRSQSRSPSPRRRSNRWRRYSYDAQDHYQRQRILQKERAIEERRVVFIGKIPSRMTRSELRHRFSVFGDIEECTLHFRSEGDNYGFVTYRYAEEAFAAIESGHKLRRPDEQPFDLCFGGRRQFCRRNYADLDSNREDFDPAPVKSKFDSLDFDTLLQQAQRSLRR; encoded by the exons ATGCAGAACTATCTCGACTCCTCTGTGATCTCCATCATTGAGGATTTTTCTCTGAGCGAG CAGAGCAAGGCCTGCCTGGATGCACAGAACGAACTGTCCCTGCTGACTGCCATCACTGAGATCCTGGACAGCACAGATGATGAGACCCTGTCTCCCTTTGACACCATCATGGATGCAGAGCTGCTAACCTCACCTCGTGAGCGGGAGAATCCCTCA TTTCAGAAGTTTCTCACCTTATCTCGCCCATTGTTGGAGTGCGAGAGCCCTACCCTGGAACAGCCTAAGGCTCTCAGgcctctcagcagcagcagcagcagcgtctctgtggttgggaag ATTGACACAGATGTGGCTTGGGACCGTGCTGCTCATGGCCTCGAGGACCCAATGCTGCCAAAGAAGCAAGTCTGCAGCACCCCGAGGGTTGAGCGGAAGGCGGGCTGGCACCGAGTCCGAGAGCAGCCCCTGCCACAGCGCAGTGatggggaggaagaagaggaggatgCTGCCTTGGGCCTGGAGCTAGGCAGCAGCATGGGGGCTGTGGATTTCTGTGTGAGTGaggctggggcagtgctggaggagcaTGAAGACCCCTGCATCATCAATACGGGTGATGTATCCCTTAGTGAGCTGGTGAAGTCCATGCACCCCTACTGCCTGCCCACCTTTACTGTGTGCCTGGACCCTGACACTGAGCCTGTGGCCAAAGAACTTCTGAGCAGTCCTGTCTTGCTGGAAATTGTGCCTCGAGAGGGAGAGAGTGTGGAGATCCCTGTGGTCCTGCAGCCCTTGACTCCCAGCTCCTCTGACCTGgagccccagctcctgggagtAGAGGAGAGTACCAGGGAGTCAATCCCAGAAGATCGaggggagctgccaggagctccaaaccagaaaaatggggtggaagaggaggagaaaaaactgCCTGGGAAGGAGCCTTCATGCACTGTCCCAGATGCCACCTCCCCACTGGAGACAGCGGCATCTGGAGCCTCAGGTCCCAatggcagctcctggcacagtACAGAGGCCCCTGCAGATGGAAAACGTCAAGGCTCTGAGAAGGGACGGGGCCGTGAGAGAGCAAGGAAGAGTcgaaaaaagaaaacagaggagGGCCAAAGCAAGCAGGCCAGGCCTGGCAGGGACTGCGTAGCCCACCGGCTCCGTTCCACTGGCTCTGGACAGCCCCATGTCCAGCCAGCCATCACCCGGCAGCGGGCAGAGTGTCCCTCTGTTCAGGTCTCAGACTTCTTGGCTCAACAGCTGGAACGAGCCCGGAAGGAGGGGCAGATGGAGCTGCATGCTGAGCGAGCACCATGCCCCCGGGGCAGGCCTCGGAGCACAGCAGGGGTCTTCCTGCCCAAGAAAGtgaagcaggagctgcagaaggagcCAGCACCAGAAACAGTCAGTGTGGCCCTGGAGAAGATCAAGACTCTGGCACCCCTGGAGAAGACTGCACCAAGCGTGGAGgggcagccagcagctgcaTGTCCCAGCCTGACAGACCAGGCAGGGGACCAGGGAGATGCGCAGCCATCTGCCAAACAGAGCAGTGGGGTCTCGGAGGCTGCCTCTCAGCTCCATGAGCAAGGTGTTAGGCTGGAGCCTACCCAGagcctgccagcagcagagccgaGTGAAGGCCTGCCTAAGGAAGCCAAGCCCAAGGCCCTGAGCCTGCGTGAGTACCGCATCCGCATGCTGCACCGTCAGCTCAGCACGGATGGCAGCCAGGAAGGCAAGAAGCAAGTGGCCAGCAAGTGGCCCAGTGTCCCTGAGCCTCCGACAGAGCTGGCAGAAATCCCCTGCCTGGTGTCACCCATGCGCTCTGCCACCGAGGCAGACGGTGCTCAGAAGGGACTAGACAAAcccaccagccctgctgctgtcccttctCCTGCCAGCAAAGCTCCCACTGCTCTGACTTCAGCCCCAGCAcctgccacagctctgccacccCCATCAACACCAATGCCTTTTGTTGCACCAAACGTGCCCCCAGCTGCTGGGGTGGCCCCCACTGGGATGCCGCCAGCCTCTGCCGGTGCTTATGCCCTTTACCCACCAGTGCCTTCCTGGCCCTGCTTCAGCCCGCAGCCCATGGGTTGCCATGGTTTGCCCCCACCACCCAGTGCCAGCTCCTCCAGTACTTTTCACATGGTGCCTGGCCTCCCACCTCCAGCCATGGCCTGGCCCCCTCCACCTGTGCCACCCCCGCCTCCATTTGGCCCAGGTGGCCCATATGCCCCAGTTGGGTGGGCACCACCATCCTACTGGCCAGGAATCCCCGTGCCGCCTCCGGTGCCTTCCCTTGCATACAGGGACCCCGGAGCAGCAGTGCAGGCCGCCCCCACCTTCCCAGCTGGCAGccaccctggcacagcccttCTGCATGGGCAGCCTCCTGCCACCCCTATGctcagctgcccagagccacCAGCCTTCCCTGCCCAGTCGCCTGCTGCCCCAACCAGCGAGATGGGGGCTGCAGGTGGCCCAGCCAGGCCAGTGACTGGCAGGGTGTCAGGCCCCAGGAGGCAGGCACAGCTGGCAGGAGAGAGCTCTCTACCCAAGGCCCCtctggctccagccccagcccagcccctgccagccccctcagctgccactgcccagcccagcaggatccctcctgcagtgccagtcccccaggctgtccccacccaGCCTCTGGAGGAGTCCCAAACTGCAGTGCCCAACCAGCTCCCAAAGGCCCCTCCAGCTGCCACCTGCTGCCCAGAAGAGGTGTCTCCCATCCCTGTTGGGGAGTCCCCTGGCACCCATGCCATGGAGAAGGCTGTAGGGCCAGGCAAGGAGGCAGTGGAGAAAGCCCTGTTGGAGCCTAaggcagctgctgggcaggagtTGCCTGGCCAAAAATCCACCTCCCAGGCTGTGGCACTACCACGGAAAGCAGGTCGAGAGAGCAGCCTTCCCACCAAGGCACCCACTGTGCGGCCATGGAGGCACCAGCCActcctcagcccagcccagcccagcgaTGGCAGCAAGGACATTGTGCAAGCCTTCATCAGCGAGATCG GGATTGAAGCCACCGACCTGTCCAGCCTGCTGGAGCAGTTTGAGAAGTCTGAAG CCAAGAAGGAGGAAATTGCACAGCCCCCTGAGGAAGGGCTGCTGACAGGGAGTTCTGG GACTGAGATCCAGCAGGATGCACCaacccagcaggacaggaagCCCCCAGATGGCCTGCAGGCCTCTGAGCTGGCCAATGTGGCAG GCCTCACACCCCCAGCGACACCTCCTCACCAGCTCTGGAAGCCTTTGCCTGCTGTCTCACTTCTGGCCAAGACCAAGTCGCCTGGGTCCATGCCCCAGGAAGGCCTCCAGAAGACGACCAAGCTGATGACAGCCAAGCCACTGCTCCCAAATAAGATCCAAGTGAAGAGCATGGTGCCAGCCCCTGCcggcacagcccccagccacGTTTGCTCAGGAGACCATGACTACTGCATCCTGGGTACACCACGGCCCGAGAGCAGCAATATCCCTGGCACGCAGCCCCCTGCCAAAGGTGGCTCCCGCTGGAATGTCAAACACCACCGGGACATCACTATCAAACCCATCTCCTCCTTAACTAAACGGACGCTGGACCAACCTGAGCCAACCCCACCAGCCCCTAACACCACCAtggggcacagccaggagccCCTGGGGATGGCCTGCCTAGCTCCCCTGGATTATCGGACTACCATCCCCAACAAGGCCACCACTGGGTGCAGTAGTCCCCCCACCTCAGTGCTCCTGTCTCCAGCTGCATCCCCCTGCCGGGACCAGGAGGTGCGGattcccagtgcccagcccagccatgcTGCTGCCAAGAGGTCCCTGCGCTGCTACCGGAGACCCCAGGACTCGCCCTCTACTGACAGCTGGAGGGCTGGCCGGAGCCGTGCCAGCCGTTCTTTCAGCTCCAGTTCGGATGGAGCTAGTGAGTCCTCgtcttcatcttcatcctcgTCCTCCCGATCCCGGTCACGGTCGctctccccaccccccaaacGGTGGCGAAG GTACCGCTCAAGATGttcccacagctcctcctctCGCTCCAGCTGTGGGTCATGTGGCAGGTCCCGGGACAggtcctcatcctcatcatcaaCATCCTCCTACTCATCCAGGTCCACATCCCGCAGCCAGTCCCGCTCCCCCTCACCCCGCAGGAGGAGTAACAGGTGGAGAAG ATACAGTTATGATGCGCAGGACCACTACCAAAGGCAGAGGATCCTCCAGAAAGAACGTGCAATA gaggagagGCGAGTTGTGTTTATCGGCAAGATCCCCAGCAGAATGACACGGTCGGAGCTGCGGCACCGCTTCTCTGtatttggggacattgaggagTGTACCTTGCATTTCCGCTCCGAGGG GGATAACTATGGCTTTGTCACCTACCGCTATGCTGAGGAAGCCTTTGCCGCCATTGAGAGTGGACACAAGCTGCGGCGCCCAGACGAGCAGCCCTTCGACTTGTGTTTTGGTGGCCGCAGGCAGTTCTGCAGGAGGAATTACGCCGACTTGG ATTCAAACCGGGAGGATTTTGACCCAGCTCCAGTCAAGAGCAAGTTTGACTCCCTGGACTTCGACactctgctgcagcaggcacagcgCAGCCTGCGGAGGTAG